In Burkholderia sp. GAS332, one DNA window encodes the following:
- a CDS encoding SSU ribosomal protein S8P — MSMSDPIADMLTRIRNAQMVEKVSVTMPSSKVKVAIAQVLKDEGYIDDFAVKSEGAKSELNIVLKYYAGRPVIERIERVSKPGLRVYRGRNDIPVVMNGLGVAIVSTPKGVMTDRKARATGVGGEVICYVA; from the coding sequence ATGAGCATGAGTGATCCTATCGCCGATATGCTGACTCGCATCCGCAACGCGCAGATGGTTGAGAAAGTTTCGGTGACAATGCCCTCGTCGAAAGTCAAGGTTGCGATTGCGCAGGTCCTGAAGGACGAAGGCTATATCGATGATTTCGCAGTGAAGTCCGAAGGTGCGAAGTCTGAATTGAACATCGTGTTGAAGTACTACGCTGGCCGTCCGGTGATCGAGCGCATTGAACGCGTTTCGAAGCCTGGTCTGCGTGTGTACCGCGGCCGTAACGACATCCCCGTGGTCATGAATGGCCTCGGCGTGGCAATCGTGTCGACGCCGAAGGGCGTGATGACGGACCGTAAAGCACGTGCAACGGGCGTTGGCGGCGAAGTCATCTGCTACGTCGCTTAA
- a CDS encoding LSU ribosomal protein L6P, whose translation MSRVGKSPIALQGAEVALSDERITVKGPLGTISQAANSLVKVVNDNGTLKFEPADESREANAMSGTMRALVANMVNGVTKGFERKLTLVGVGYRAQAQGDKLNLSLGFSHPVVHQMPEGVKAETPTQTEIVIKGINKQQVGQVAAEVRGYRPPEPYKGKGVRYANEVVILKETKKK comes from the coding sequence ATGTCTCGAGTAGGTAAAAGCCCGATCGCGCTGCAAGGCGCAGAAGTGGCCCTTAGCGACGAACGCATTACCGTCAAGGGCCCGCTGGGTACGATTTCGCAGGCTGCTAACAGCCTCGTGAAGGTGGTGAACGACAACGGCACGCTGAAGTTCGAGCCGGCTGACGAGAGCCGCGAAGCGAATGCGATGTCGGGCACGATGCGCGCACTGGTTGCGAACATGGTGAACGGCGTGACGAAGGGTTTCGAGCGCAAGCTGACGCTGGTTGGCGTCGGTTACCGCGCACAGGCGCAAGGCGACAAGCTGAATCTGTCGCTGGGTTTCTCGCACCCCGTGGTGCACCAGATGCCGGAAGGCGTCAAGGCTGAAACCCCGACGCAAACCGAAATCGTGATCAAGGGGATCAACAAGCAACAAGTTGGCCAAGTCGCTGCAGAAGTGCGCGGCTATCGCCCACCAGAGCCCTATAAGGGCAAGGGTGTGCGTTACGCCAATGAGGTTGTGATCCTCAAAGAAACGAAGAAGAAGTAA
- a CDS encoding DNA-directed RNA polymerase subunit alpha — protein MQTSLLKPKIIAVESLGESHAKVVMEPFERGYGHTLGNALRRVLLSSMIGYAPTEVTIAGVVHEYSTLDGVQEDVVNLLLNLKGVVFKLHNRDEVTVTLRKEGEGVVTAGDIELAHDCEVINPDHVIAHLSKGGKLDVQIKVEKGRGYVPGNVRRYGEESAKIIGRIVLDASFSPVRRVSYAVESARVEQRTDLDKLVMNIETNGVISPEEAIRQSARILVDQLSVFAALEGTEATAEAPSRAPQIDPILLRPVDDLELTVRSANCLKAENIYYIGDLIQRTENELLKTPNLGRKSLNEIKEVLASRGLTLGMKLENWPPAGLDK, from the coding sequence ATGCAAACCAGTTTGTTGAAGCCCAAGATCATCGCTGTTGAATCGCTTGGTGAGAGCCATGCGAAAGTGGTCATGGAACCGTTTGAACGCGGTTACGGCCACACCTTGGGTAACGCGCTTCGGCGCGTGCTGCTGTCGTCGATGATCGGCTACGCGCCGACCGAAGTGACGATCGCAGGCGTGGTGCACGAGTATTCGACGCTCGACGGTGTGCAAGAGGACGTAGTCAACCTGTTGTTGAACCTGAAGGGCGTGGTGTTCAAGCTGCATAACCGTGACGAAGTGACGGTTACGCTGCGCAAGGAAGGCGAAGGCGTTGTCACCGCAGGCGACATCGAACTCGCGCACGATTGCGAAGTGATCAACCCGGATCACGTCATTGCGCACCTGTCGAAGGGCGGCAAGCTCGACGTGCAGATCAAGGTCGAAAAGGGCCGTGGTTATGTGCCGGGTAATGTGCGTCGTTACGGCGAAGAGTCGGCCAAGATCATCGGCCGTATCGTGCTGGACGCGTCGTTCTCGCCGGTTCGCCGCGTGAGCTACGCCGTTGAAAGCGCGCGCGTCGAACAGCGTACCGACCTCGACAAGCTCGTCATGAACATCGAGACCAACGGTGTGATTTCGCCGGAAGAAGCGATCCGTCAATCGGCGCGTATTCTGGTTGATCAACTGTCGGTGTTCGCTGCACTGGAAGGCACCGAAGCAACGGCGGAAGCGCCGTCGCGTGCGCCGCAGATCGATCCGATCCTGCTGCGTCCGGTTGATGATCTCGAACTGACGGTTCGTTCCGCGAACTGCCTGAAGGCCGAGAACATTTACTACATCGGCGACCTGATCCAGCGCACGGAAAACGAGTTGCTCAAGACGCCGAATCTGGGTCGCAAGTCGTTGAACGAAATCAAGGAAGTATTGGCGTCGCGTGGTTTGACGCTGGGCATGAAACTCGAAAACTGGCCGCCGGCAGGTTTGGACAAGTAA
- a CDS encoding protein translocase subunit secY/sec61 alpha produces the protein MANSPSLAKPGRSAAKFGDLRRRAVFLLLALIVYRIGAHIPVPGIDPDQLAKLFQSQSGGILGMFNMFSGGALSRFTIFALGIMPYISASIIMQLLAIVSPQLEALKKEGQAGQRKITQYTRIFTVLLATFQAFGIAVALENQPGLVIDPGMVFRLTTVVTLVTGTMFLMWLGEQITERGLGNGISIIIFGGIAAGFPNAIGGLFELVRTGSMSIISAIIVVGLIAGVTYLVVFIERGQRKILVNYAKRQVGNKIYGGQSSHLPLKLNMSGVIPPIFASSIILFPATILNWFSSGSRTSWFADTLHNVAEALKPGQPVYVLLYALAIVFFCFFYTALVFNSRETADNLKKSGAFVPGIRPGDQTARYIDRILTRLTLAGAIYIVFVCLLPEFLVLRWNVPFYFGGTSLLIIVVVTMDFMAQVQSYVMSQQYESLLKKANFKGGGVPMR, from the coding sequence TTGGCTAACAGTCCGAGTCTCGCAAAACCCGGTCGCAGCGCGGCGAAGTTTGGCGATCTGCGTCGGCGTGCAGTGTTCCTGCTGCTGGCGTTGATCGTCTACCGTATCGGCGCGCACATTCCGGTGCCGGGTATTGACCCGGACCAGCTGGCAAAGCTGTTCCAAAGCCAGTCGGGCGGCATCCTGGGCATGTTCAACATGTTCTCGGGTGGTGCACTTTCGCGGTTCACGATTTTTGCGCTGGGGATCATGCCGTACATTTCGGCGTCGATCATCATGCAGTTGCTGGCGATTGTCTCGCCGCAGCTGGAAGCGCTGAAAAAGGAAGGGCAGGCGGGTCAACGGAAGATTACGCAGTACACGCGTATCTTTACGGTCCTGCTGGCGACGTTCCAGGCGTTCGGCATCGCCGTCGCACTGGAAAATCAGCCGGGCCTGGTGATCGATCCGGGAATGGTATTTCGGTTGACGACGGTCGTGACGCTGGTGACCGGCACGATGTTCCTGATGTGGCTGGGTGAGCAGATCACGGAACGTGGGCTGGGTAACGGTATCTCGATCATCATTTTCGGCGGTATTGCGGCGGGTTTCCCGAACGCAATCGGTGGTCTTTTCGAACTGGTGCGAACCGGCTCGATGAGCATCATCTCGGCGATTATCGTGGTTGGGCTGATTGCTGGTGTGACGTATCTGGTGGTGTTCATCGAACGCGGCCAGCGCAAGATTCTTGTGAATTACGCCAAGCGGCAAGTCGGTAACAAGATTTACGGCGGACAGTCTTCGCATCTGCCGCTGAAGTTGAATATGTCGGGCGTGATTCCGCCGATCTTTGCATCGTCGATCATTCTCTTCCCGGCAACCATCCTGAACTGGTTTAGTTCGGGGTCGCGTACCAGCTGGTTCGCAGACACGTTGCACAACGTGGCCGAAGCCCTTAAGCCCGGTCAACCCGTGTACGTGTTGCTGTACGCGTTGGCGATCGTCTTCTTCTGCTTCTTCTACACCGCACTGGTGTTCAACAGCAGGGAAACGGCCGACAACCTGAAAAAGAGTGGCGCTTTCGTCCCAGGCATCCGCCCGGGCGATCAAACGGCGCGATACATCGACCGCATCCTGACGCGTCTGACGCTGGCTGGTGCGATCTACATCGTGTTTGTTTGTCTGCTGCCTGAATTTTTGGTACTGCGCTGGAACGTGCCGTTTTATTTTGGTGGAACGTCGCTGCTGATCATTGTCGTCGTCACAATGGATTTCATGGCGCAGGTGCAGTCGTACGTTATGTCGCAACAGTATGAATCGCTGCTGAAGAAAGCTAATTTCAAAGGCGGCGGCGTCCCGATGCGTTGA
- a CDS encoding SSU ribosomal protein S4P gives MARYIGPKAKLSRREGTDLFLKSARRSLADKCKLDSKPGQHGRTSGARTSDYGTQLREKQKVKRIYGVLERQFRRYFAEADRLKGNTGENLLQLLESRLDNVVYRMGFGSTRAEARQLVSHKAITVNGVVSNIPSMQVKAGDVVAVREQKKKQARILEALSLAEQGGLPSWVAVDSKKFEGTFKSKPERSDIAGDINESLIVELYSR, from the coding sequence GTGGCACGTTATATCGGCCCTAAGGCCAAGCTGTCCCGCCGTGAAGGCACTGACCTCTTCCTGAAGAGCGCCCGTCGTTCGCTCGCTGACAAGTGCAAGCTTGACAGCAAGCCTGGCCAACACGGCCGCACGTCGGGTGCACGTACGTCCGACTACGGCACGCAGCTGCGCGAAAAGCAAAAAGTGAAGCGCATCTACGGTGTCCTCGAGCGTCAATTCCGCCGTTACTTCGCTGAAGCCGACCGCCTGAAGGGCAACACGGGTGAAAACCTGCTGCAATTGCTCGAATCGCGTCTCGACAACGTCGTGTATCGCATGGGCTTCGGTTCGACGCGCGCTGAAGCGCGTCAGCTGGTGAGCCACAAGGCGATCACGGTGAACGGCGTGGTGTCGAACATCCCGTCGATGCAAGTGAAGGCAGGCGATGTCGTCGCAGTGCGCGAACAAAAGAAGAAGCAGGCGCGTATTCTCGAAGCGCTGTCGTTGGCTGAGCAAGGCGGTCTGCCGAGCTGGGTTGCTGTCGATTCGAAGAAGTTCGAAGGCACGTTCAAGAGCAAGCCGGAACGCAGCGACATCGCTGGCGATATCAACGAAAGCCTGATCGTCGAATTGTATTCGCGGTAA
- a CDS encoding SSU ribosomal protein S13P produces the protein MARIAGVNIPNHQHTEIGLTAIYGVGRTRSRDICVAAGVAFSKKVKDLNDADLEKLREEVGKFIVEGDLRRETTMNIKRLMDLGCYRGVRHRKGLPLRGQRTRTNARTRKGPRRAAQSLKK, from the coding sequence ATGGCTCGTATCGCAGGGGTTAACATCCCGAATCACCAGCATACCGAAATCGGCCTGACGGCTATTTACGGTGTCGGCCGCACGCGCTCGCGCGACATTTGCGTCGCTGCTGGTGTGGCATTTTCGAAGAAGGTCAAGGACCTGAACGACGCAGACCTCGAAAAGCTGCGTGAAGAAGTCGGCAAGTTCATCGTTGAAGGCGATCTGCGCCGTGAAACGACGATGAACATTAAGCGCCTGATGGATCTCGGCTGCTACCGTGGCGTGCGTCATCGCAAGGGCTTGCCCCTGCGTGGCCAACGCACGCGTACGAATGCCCGTACGCGCAAGGGTCCGCGTCGTGCAGCGCAATCGCTGAAGAAGTAA
- a CDS encoding SSU ribosomal protein S14P, which translates to MAKLALIEREKKRARLAAKYAPKRAELKAIIGDMSKSDEEHYAARLELQQLPRNSNPTRKRNRCAITGRPRGTFRKFGLARNKIREIAFRGEIPGLTKASW; encoded by the coding sequence GTGGCTAAACTGGCACTGATCGAACGTGAAAAGAAGCGTGCTCGCCTGGCCGCTAAGTACGCTCCCAAGCGTGCTGAGCTGAAGGCGATCATTGGCGATATGAGCAAGTCGGACGAAGAGCATTACGCAGCACGTCTGGAACTGCAACAACTGCCGCGCAACTCTAATCCGACCCGTAAGCGCAATCGTTGTGCAATTACCGGTCGCCCACGTGGCACGTTCCGTAAATTCGGGCTGGCGCGTAACAAGATTCGCGAAATCGCGTTCCGCGGCGAGATCCCTGGCCTGACCAAGGCGAGCTGGTAA
- a CDS encoding LSU ribosomal protein L29P, translating into MKASELHQKDQAALNKELSDLLKAQFGLRMQLATQQLTNTSQLKKVRRDIARVRTVLTEKANQK; encoded by the coding sequence ATGAAGGCTTCCGAACTTCACCAGAAAGATCAGGCCGCGCTCAACAAGGAGCTGTCGGACCTGTTGAAGGCGCAATTCGGCCTGCGCATGCAACTCGCGACCCAGCAGCTCACGAACACGAGCCAGCTGAAGAAGGTTCGTCGCGACATCGCACGTGTGCGGACCGTCCTGACTGAGAAGGCGAACCAGAAATGA
- a CDS encoding LSU ribosomal protein L24P yields the protein MNKIRKGDEVIVITGKDKGKRGVVLSVGEDKVIVEGINLVKKHVKPNPMKGTTGGVEAKTMPLQISNVALVDANGKASRVGIKVEGDKKVRFLKTTGAVLSA from the coding sequence ATGAACAAGATTCGCAAAGGTGACGAAGTTATCGTCATCACCGGCAAAGATAAAGGCAAGCGCGGCGTCGTGCTGTCCGTTGGCGAAGACAAAGTAATTGTCGAGGGTATCAACCTCGTCAAGAAGCACGTCAAGCCGAACCCGATGAAGGGTACGACGGGTGGCGTGGAAGCCAAGACGATGCCGCTGCAAATTTCGAACGTCGCATTGGTCGACGCGAATGGCAAGGCGTCGCGTGTAGGCATCAAGGTCGAGGGAGACAAGAAAGTCCGTTTCCTTAAGACGACCGGTGCCGTGCTGAGCGCCTGA
- a CDS encoding SSU ribosomal protein S5P, whose product MAKMQAKVQADERDDGLREKMISVNRVTKVVKGGRILGFAALTVVGDGDGRVGMGKGKAKEVPVAVQKAMEQARRNMFKVPLKNGTLQHEVHGKHGASMVLLAPAKDGTGVIAGGPMRAVFDVMGVQNVVAKSHGSTNPYNLVRATLDGLRKQSTPGDIAAKRGKSVEDILG is encoded by the coding sequence ATGGCAAAGATGCAAGCGAAAGTTCAGGCTGACGAACGCGACGACGGCCTGCGCGAAAAGATGATTTCGGTCAACCGCGTGACCAAGGTTGTGAAGGGCGGCCGGATTCTCGGTTTTGCCGCACTGACCGTGGTTGGCGACGGTGATGGCCGCGTCGGTATGGGCAAGGGCAAGGCGAAGGAAGTGCCGGTCGCTGTTCAGAAGGCGATGGAACAGGCTCGCCGCAACATGTTCAAGGTGCCGCTTAAGAACGGTACCCTGCAACACGAAGTGCACGGTAAGCACGGCGCATCGATGGTCCTCCTGGCTCCGGCCAAGGACGGTACCGGTGTGATCGCTGGCGGCCCGATGCGCGCAGTGTTCGACGTGATGGGCGTGCAGAACGTTGTGGCCAAGAGCCACGGTTCGACGAACCCGTACAACCTCGTTCGTGCAACGCTCGACGGTCTGCGCAAGCAGTCGACGCCGGGTGATATCGCGGCGAAGCGCGGCAAGTCCGTCGAAGATATTCTGGGCTAA
- a CDS encoding SSU ribosomal protein S11P, which translates to MAKASNNSAAQRVRKKVKKNVAEGVVHVHASFNNTIITITDRQGNALAWATSGGQGFKGSRKSTPFAAQVAAESAGRVAMEYGVKNLEVRIKGPGPGRESAVRALHGLGIKITAISDVTPVPHNGCRPPKRRRI; encoded by the coding sequence ATGGCTAAGGCTTCGAACAACTCCGCGGCGCAACGCGTTCGCAAGAAGGTCAAGAAGAACGTCGCCGAGGGCGTGGTTCACGTTCACGCGTCGTTCAACAACACCATCATCACGATCACCGATCGTCAAGGCAATGCACTTGCTTGGGCAACGTCGGGTGGTCAGGGCTTCAAGGGTTCGCGTAAATCGACCCCGTTTGCAGCCCAGGTGGCAGCCGAATCGGCTGGCCGCGTGGCGATGGAATACGGCGTGAAGAACCTCGAAGTGCGTATCAAGGGCCCCGGTCCTGGCCGCGAATCGGCGGTGCGCGCGTTGCATGGTCTTGGTATCAAGATCACCGCGATCTCCGACGTGACGCCGGTCCCGCACAACGGCTGCCGTCCGCCGAAGCGTCGTCGTATCTAA
- a CDS encoding LSU ribosomal protein L15P produces MELNNLKPAEGSKHAKRRVGRGIGSGLGKTAGRGHKGQKSRSGGFHKVGFEGGQMPLQRRLPKRGFTSLTKEFVGEVRLSDLEKLPVDEIDLLALKQAGLLGELIKSAKIIATGELKRKVVVKGLGATKGARAAIEAAGGSFAE; encoded by the coding sequence ATGGAATTGAATAACCTGAAGCCGGCTGAAGGTTCGAAGCACGCTAAGCGTCGCGTCGGCCGTGGTATCGGCTCCGGTCTGGGCAAGACTGCTGGCCGTGGTCACAAGGGTCAGAAGTCGCGTTCGGGCGGCTTTCACAAGGTTGGCTTCGAAGGCGGTCAAATGCCGCTGCAACGTCGCCTGCCGAAGCGTGGCTTCACCTCGCTGACGAAGGAATTCGTCGGTGAAGTGCGTCTCTCTGATCTGGAAAAGCTGCCGGTCGACGAAATCGATCTGTTGGCTCTGAAGCAAGCCGGCCTGCTCGGCGAGTTGATCAAGAGCGCCAAGATCATCGCGACGGGCGAGCTCAAGCGCAAGGTCGTTGTGAAGGGTCTGGGTGCGACGAAGGGTGCGCGCGCTGCGATTGAAGCAGCCGGCGGCTCTTTTGCCGAGTAA
- a CDS encoding LSU ribosomal protein L14P, whose translation MIQTETRLEVADNTGAREVMCIKVLGGSKRRYASIGDIIKVTVKEATPRGRVKKGEIYNAVVVRTAKGVRRQDGSLIKFDGNAAVLLNAKLEPIGTRIFGPVTRELRSERFMKIVSLAPEVL comes from the coding sequence ATGATCCAGACCGAAACTCGGCTTGAAGTGGCCGACAACACCGGTGCGCGTGAAGTCATGTGCATCAAGGTTCTCGGCGGCTCGAAGCGTCGTTATGCCAGCATTGGCGACATCATCAAGGTGACCGTCAAAGAAGCAACGCCGCGCGGGCGCGTGAAGAAAGGCGAAATTTACAACGCCGTGGTGGTTCGCACCGCCAAGGGCGTGCGCCGTCAGGACGGCTCGCTGATCAAGTTCGATGGCAATGCTGCAGTGCTATTGAATGCCAAGCTCGAACCTATTGGCACCCGTATTTTCGGGCCTGTTACGCGCGAGTTGCGCAGCGAACGATTCATGAAGATCGTTTCGTTGGCACCTGAAGTGCTGTAA
- a CDS encoding divalent cation tolerance protein, whose protein sequence is MSVNVTLILTTVPDAAVAQKLAADALAARLCACVTQLGAVQSSYHWQGAIETAQEIQLLFKTSAARALELEQYIQAHHPYDTPEILSWQATASAAYGQWITAETQRPLHV, encoded by the coding sequence GTGAGCGTGAATGTAACCTTGATTCTGACCACGGTACCGGATGCTGCCGTTGCTCAGAAGCTCGCGGCGGACGCACTGGCCGCGCGGCTGTGCGCTTGCGTCACGCAGTTAGGCGCCGTGCAGTCCAGCTATCACTGGCAGGGCGCGATCGAAACGGCGCAGGAAATTCAATTGCTGTTCAAGACGAGCGCGGCACGCGCGCTCGAACTCGAGCAGTACATCCAGGCGCACCATCCCTACGACACGCCGGAAATCCTCTCGTGGCAAGCTACGGCATCGGCCGCGTACGGCCAGTGGATCACTGCTGAAACCCAACGTCCTCTCCATGTTTAA
- a CDS encoding LSU ribosomal protein L5P — protein sequence MARLQEFYKEKVVPGLIEKFGYKSVMEVPRITKITLNMGLGEAVADKKIIENAVGDLTKIAGQKPVITKARKAIAGFKIRQGYPIGAMVTLRGQAMYEFLDRFVTVALPRVRDFRGVSGRAFDGRGNYNIGVKEQIIFPEIDYDKIDALRGLNISITTTAKTDDEAKALLASFKFPFRN from the coding sequence ATGGCTCGTTTGCAAGAGTTTTACAAAGAAAAGGTTGTACCCGGCCTCATCGAGAAGTTCGGTTACAAGTCCGTGATGGAAGTGCCGCGCATCACCAAGATCACCCTGAACATGGGCCTTGGCGAAGCGGTTGCTGATAAGAAGATCATCGAAAACGCCGTTGGCGACCTGACGAAGATCGCAGGCCAGAAGCCGGTGATCACGAAGGCACGCAAGGCAATCGCTGGCTTCAAGATCCGTCAGGGCTATCCGATCGGTGCAATGGTCACGTTGCGTGGTCAAGCAATGTACGAATTTCTGGACCGTTTCGTGACGGTCGCGCTCCCCCGTGTGCGTGACTTCCGTGGCGTGTCGGGTCGTGCGTTCGACGGTCGCGGCAACTACAACATCGGTGTGAAAGAGCAGATCATTTTCCCCGAAATCGACTACGACAAGATCGACGCACTGCGTGGGCTGAACATCAGCATCACGACAACTGCGAAGACCGACGACGAAGCAAAGGCTCTGCTCGCCAGCTTCAAGTTCCCGTTCAGAAACTGA
- a CDS encoding LSU ribosomal protein L18P: MDKTQSRLRRARQTRIKIAELQVARLAVHRTNTHIYAQVFSPCGTKVLASASTLEAEVRAQLADQTGKGGNVAAATLIGKRIAEKAKAAGIESVAFDRSGFRYHGRVKALADAAREAGLKF, from the coding sequence ATGGATAAGACTCAATCTCGCCTGCGCCGCGCTCGTCAGACGCGTATCAAGATCGCTGAGCTGCAGGTCGCGCGTCTCGCCGTGCATCGCACGAACACGCACATCTATGCGCAAGTGTTCTCGCCGTGCGGCACCAAGGTGCTCGCCAGCGCGTCGACGCTCGAAGCCGAAGTGCGTGCGCAACTGGCTGATCAGACGGGCAAGGGCGGCAACGTCGCTGCTGCGACCCTGATCGGTAAGCGCATTGCAGAAAAGGCTAAGGCTGCCGGCATCGAATCCGTCGCCTTCGACCGTTCGGGTTTCCGTTACCACGGCCGCGTGAAAGCGCTGGCTGATGCGGCGCGCGAAGCCGGACTCAAGTTCTAA
- a CDS encoding SSU ribosomal protein S17P: MNDSVKTSLKRTLVGKVVSNKMDKTVTVLVEHRVKHPIYGKYVVRSKKYHAHDDANTYNEGDLVEIQETRPISKTKAWVVARLVEAARVI; the protein is encoded by the coding sequence ATGAACGATAGCGTAAAAACCTCGCTCAAGCGGACGCTGGTCGGCAAGGTCGTCAGCAACAAGATGGACAAGACGGTCACCGTGCTGGTTGAGCACCGCGTGAAGCACCCGATCTACGGCAAGTACGTTGTGCGTTCGAAGAAGTACCACGCGCACGACGATGCGAACACGTACAACGAGGGCGACCTCGTTGAAATCCAGGAAACGCGTCCGATTTCGAAGACGAAAGCTTGGGTTGTGGCTCGCCTGGTCGAGGCTGCTCGCGTCATCTGA
- a CDS encoding LSU ribosomal protein L36P — translation MKVMASVKRICRNCKIIKRKGVVRVICSSDPRHKQRQG, via the coding sequence ATGAAAGTGATGGCATCGGTTAAGCGCATTTGCCGCAATTGCAAGATCATCAAGCGCAAAGGCGTTGTGCGCGTGATTTGCAGCTCTGATCCGCGCCACAAACAGCGTCAAGGCTGA
- a CDS encoding bacterial translation initiation factor 1 (bIF-1) — protein MAKDDVIQMQGEVIENLPNATFRVKLENGHVVLGHISGKMRMHYIRILPGDKVTVELTPYDLSRARIVFRAK, from the coding sequence ATGGCCAAAGACGATGTTATCCAGATGCAGGGTGAAGTCATCGAAAACCTGCCTAACGCTACCTTTAGGGTGAAGCTGGAAAACGGCCATGTCGTATTGGGACACATATCCGGCAAGATGCGGATGCACTACATCCGAATCTTGCCGGGCGACAAGGTAACGGTTGAATTGACGCCTTACGATCTGTCGCGTGCGCGGATCGTGTTCCGGGCGAAGTGA
- a CDS encoding LSU ribosomal protein L17P, with the protein MRHRHGLRKLNRTSSHRLAMLRNMSNSLIEHEVIKTTLPKAKELRKVVEPLITLGKKPSLANRRLAFNRLRDRDSVTKLFEVLGPRYATRPGGYLRVLKFGFRVGDNAPMALVELLDRPEVEEVEVQEAE; encoded by the coding sequence ATGCGTCACCGTCATGGTCTGCGGAAACTGAACCGCACGAGCAGCCACCGTCTGGCAATGCTCCGTAACATGTCCAACTCGTTGATCGAGCACGAAGTCATCAAGACGACGCTGCCGAAGGCGAAAGAACTCCGTAAAGTCGTCGAGCCGCTGATCACGCTCGGCAAGAAGCCGTCGCTGGCAAATCGTCGTCTGGCGTTCAACCGCCTGCGCGATCGTGACTCGGTCACGAAGCTGTTCGAAGTCCTCGGCCCGCGTTACGCTACCCGTCCGGGCGGCTACCTGCGCGTCCTGAAGTTCGGCTTCCGCGTCGGCGACAACGCACCGATGGCACTGGTCGAATTGCTGGACCGTCCGGAAGTTGAAGAAGTTGAAGTGCAAGAAGCTGAGTAA
- a CDS encoding LSU ribosomal protein L30P codes for MSDKTVKVQLVKSLIGTRETHRATVRGLGLRRLNSVSELQDTPAVRGMINKVSYLVKVIS; via the coding sequence ATGTCTGATAAAACTGTCAAGGTCCAGCTCGTCAAGAGCCTGATCGGCACCCGTGAAACGCACCGTGCAACGGTGCGTGGCCTGGGTCTGCGCCGACTCAACTCGGTTAGCGAGTTGCAGGACACGCCGGCTGTGCGCGGCATGATCAACAAGGTTTCGTACCTCGTTAAGGTCATCAGCTAA